The window CACGGGTCACAGTCCACCTGTACGGGTAAGAGTCCATCTGTCAGTTTAACACTCCACCTGTACGGGTAAGAGTCCACCTGTCAGTTTAACACTCCACCTGTACGGGTCGGGTCACAGTCCACCTGTACGGGTCACAGTCCACCTGTGCGGTAACACTCCACCTGTCGGGTCACAGTCCACCTGTACGGGTCACAGTCCACCTGTACGGGTCACAGTCCACCTGTCAGTTTAACACTCCACCTGTACGGGTCACAGTCCACCTGTACGGGTCACAGTCCACCTGTACGGGTCACAGTCCACCTGTACGGGTCACAGTCCACCTGTACGGGTCACAGTCCACCTGTCAGTTTAACACTCCACCTGTACGGGTCACACTCCACCATGTCAAAGTCCACCTGTGCACGGgtctacgaaaacaataagtccACCTGTCCGGGTCACAGTCCACCTGTACGAATAGGATAACAGTCCACAAATTCAATAAGTCACCACCTGTCagtttaatacatattttaaagaataattagaacaaaatgaatcaaaactAAAGTTTCTTTAGAGAAGAATCTTCTACTGACGTCCAGCAGGTGGCGGCACAAACACATCAGAGAGAATCAAACAGCAGAAATGATGTTAATGTGTCTCAGTGATCAATAGTGTGTGAAGACAAATGTCTTCTGTCCTCTGATTGGACCACACGTCAGAGAACCTCTGATTGGTTTAAGTGTAgaattttctgtttgtttctgaaaCAACAACTATGAGAAACATCTTTTATTAGAGACTTTATTATAAATTACGTTTTAAATCAATTAGTGGTATTATggacttcaaaataaatgtgatatatCATATTATTGAGCCCCAAAATTCTTGTATTCTAAAAACAAGCAACACAATTGAAGTTTTAGTACGAGTTCAAgttaagttatttattgtcatatttaataattaataaataaaaataagtgaaaaatgagaatctgagaaataaaaaagggcaGAAGTTGAAGTATTAGGATCAAATCTGTCCATAAATAATCTATATTCTGCTCAAAGGTTGACagtaaatgaataaactgtattttgatGTTAAAGTGAAGGAAATAGTTGAGGTTTTTAAAGATCCTTCAGGTGTTTGAACCTCTGTCCCGGTTCTGGTTCCGGTTCTGCAGGTCAGGCCAAAGACCCAGATCCCCGACAGCCTCCCTCACAGTCCGTGTGAGGAGCTGCAGCCTCTCGGCCTGCAGAGGGCCACCGCCGTGGTCACCGCCGTGGTGAGTCCCCGGAGCCAGGGCCCCACGCTGCCCACCGCCAACAGCACCTTCAGCCCGGAGCACCAGCCCAACGGCCAGAGCGACGCCTCGCCGCCACCGGCCCCCCCCCACACGGCCCGTCGGGGGGCCCAGAGTCCAGCGGCCCCGTCCAGCACGCCTCTGCAGGGCCCGGCGTGGCGTTCGCCATCATCGCCGCTTCGCCCGCCACCAGCAACGGGGTGACCGCCGTCAGCGAGGCCGTCAAGGTGCAGCCACTGATCTACAGCGCCGACAACAAGGCTGGTGTCTCCACCAACgacttgttttaattaatactaatgtttattaaagtcattttatgactcagttaaaaaaacaataaagatttggtttgaacacatttttaacataaagtttaaagattttaaagatttagttaaaacatttttttgttctcttgtttgtgtttttcattttaaaacatttttttgttctcttgtttgtgtttttcattttaaaagatttctgacaaaaattaaatacatgtaGATTTTGGTAAACATTAAGTTTCACAACTCTAAAGAATTaagataaaacaatatttctgtTATGAACTAATTCTTAAATAGATGAGTTAACTGTTTTAttctcatgtttttattctaGCACGTTCTCTGATTGTTTGTCTTCTATCAGGTGATAATAATCCAGCCTCAGGCTCCCAGCAGCACTGAGGGGTCTCCAGGGGCCCCGGCCGATCTCCCGACACAGGAGGCCCCCAAACCGGCCCCCAAACCGGCCCCCAAACTGGCCCCCAAATCCCCCAAATCCCCCAAATCTCCCAAATCCCCGAAGAAAGACGAGGACCCCGAGGTGAGAAAAGCTTCAGGACTGATgttcagacacaaacaaacatctgtttctgttagcatttcattttaaaaaacaaaaaaaatggtgttGTCATTCAGAAATCTTAAAgtggaataaaatgttctacttttaagaaaaaaatatatttttgttcccagaaaaatgtgaatgtaataaactttatttatttataaaagacAGAACATCTTCTTAATATTCgtctttatttctgttgtaGTTTTTAATGTGTGGCGAGATGAATATTTTCCTCGTTAAcgtcttctctctttctgtttttcagaaaatcGCCTTCATGGTGGCGCTCGGCCTCGTCACCACAGAACACCTGGAAGGTGAGTTCAGGCGTCTCCGCTGATCTGAGAGCAGTTTGGTTTAAATCTGAGTATCGCTACGGACATTTAtggctttttaatttaaagttttcaatcattttatcTGTGTTGATGCGGCATAATTGTgagttttttaatttattttgtaagttGAGCTCCTTTTAACTTCTTTAATAAACTgtatagaaaacaaaacaaatccagtAAAACCAACAACTTTTGATTatatcagacttttaatctgtcAACATTGTactttaaactatttttatgtttgtagcaaaaacatgttattctcctggtgtccactgggggcatcactgctgtattatggagcaCTGCAGTGTTTAAAATCAATGTTGTTGATAATCATTAATGTATCACAgactgtgaaaacatttatataaaaaatccCCCTAACATTCAGAGTATTAAgtatttagatatattttttgtatatgtaaacaaacatatcattctgaaaatgaatgaatatttggtCGTTATGATCCGAACTAAAGTTGATTAAAAGATTTAACTCTTTGACAggggaaaataatattaatataaaatatttcatgggtttaattcaatttataaaCTTTCTTAATTTGGTCGAACGAGTTTCTTCTTGGTCAGTTTATTTGGGGTTTTATATTCCTAAAGGCTTATGATATAAATAACTTCACTTTTctttcatctgaaaaaaaaaagcatttaattaagaaatattattaataatttgtgTCTGCATTTACTGCTTGTAATTTAAAaatccatgtttttattattagaaTATTTAAATACTAATATAAACACTGCCGTGATGTTTTCAGGTTAAAACAGTTTCTGATCGtgaatataaataatagaaacttttgtttctgtgacctgaagatgtttttttatataaagtgtgtttttgtttttaacagaaatcCAGACGAagagacaagagaggaagagacgaAGCACAGCCAACCCGGCCTACAGCGGCCTGTTCGAACCAGAGGTCAGGAAACGTCTGCTCCTAGTTTCTATTatatataatcatttattaaacttttattaTGAGATTAAAGGATTTATTAGACTTTTATTATGAGATTAAATGATTTATGAgacttttattattagattaaatgatttattatacttttattatCAGATTAAATGATTCATAgacttttattattagattaaatgatttattatacttttattatctgattaaattattattatacttttattatCAGATTAAATGATTTAGACTTTATagattatgatttattatacttttattatctgattaaattattattatacttttattatcagattaaatgatttattagacttttattattagattaaatcatttattagacttttattattagattaaatcatttattagACTTGTATTATCagattaaatcatttattagacttttattattagattaaatcatttattagacttttattattagattaaatcatttattagACTTGTATTATCagattaaatcatttattagacttttattattagattaaatCATTCATTAGACTCCCAGgtgatgtcattttctctttaataaactcattcatcttttttatttatgtaaagttatatctgttgttttttcagcgTAAACGTCTGGCGTCACATTACCTGAACAGCTCGCTCTTCCTGTCTTCACGAGGTATGTTGTTAAATAGAAAATCTTTATTATCGTCTGCTTTCACTAAACGTTTAATGTTCATCAGTTCAGATGATGAATCAGTTTATCATCTCAAACCTCGAGCATCCAAGACaaacctttatatatataataacgtGAATAATCATGAATATATACTCGTAAATCATATTAATAGGTCTTTAACAATAGAGCATGTTAAGGTGTTTCTGGTCAGAGCAATGCTAGCAGTTCCCCTctgcctccagtctttatgctaagctaagctaacctgctgcacggccccccccccctcactgtGTGTCTCTGCCACTAACATCTGCTCTGCTTCATTCACATGCTAGACTCTGAGGACTTCTGCTGGAAGGTAGGTCACATGACCGCTGATGTCACACCtctgttacctgtgtgtgtgtgtgtgtgtgtgtgtgtgtgtgtgtgtgtgtgtgtgtgtgtgtgtgtgtgtgtgtgtgtgtgtgtgtgtgtgagaacagaTTGTTTGATTCACAGCTTTTCTCAGAGaatattcctctttttttcttgttattttgttcattttttcttgtaaatataGAACTATAATCTTGTAAATTCTGAGTTTAATCTCTGAATATTACTGGCTCCCCCgctgttatttctatttatttgtttaccttaAAAAGCTCTGATATGTTGTCGtagtttaaaaacaatttagAGTCTTGAGACGATCAacagaaatggagagaaagacttcttgttaaatacaaaacatttaaagtatttaaagtatcagGGTTTTATTACAGCACAACGAGGAAACATTAGACATAAGTCAACAAAACTAAACGGACACATACATCATACATGGGAGTTAAAACCTCTAGAAGTagaataaaaatcaatcaaataaataaatatatatgtatatattcataaaacataattaaaatcaCCAGTCAACCAGAAGAATTAATAAGAGATGTGAATTATCACCATTTAGAGAAACaagaataaaattaaatgataattaaatCCAATAATTaccaatatttaaatataatataatataaataaataaatatgaataaattgattataaattaataaattatgataataaaatatgacagattaatactaataaaataagtaaaaatacaataaaacaatacttttattatttatatatttatatacatatatatgtatataaataataaaataataacaataatacacgTTACAACCAATAAAAGAAGcaagaatataatataataatgagaatTGACAGTCAAAAGCAGCGTATTTGTCAGATCGTTCCTGCAAAAAGTTTAACTTGCATGAAATTTTATCactaaaaaagataaaaaaaaactgtgatttataaataaaatgaataaattgtcATTTCACTGCCGTTCTTCTATGTTTCtgtcataaatgtatttatttattaaccaaCATTGAAACCAAAGTTAAACAATctgtatgttttaaatgtcactatTCGATTTATTATAAACGCATTGCTAGACATTAACggttcctctctgtctctgtctgtctgtctgtctgtctgtctgtctctctctctctctctctgtctgtctgtctgtctgtctgtctgtctgtctgtctgtctgtctgtctgtctgtctgtctgtctctctcttctgtctgtctgtctgtctgtctgtctgtctgtctgtctgtctgtctgtctgtctgtctctctctctctctctctgtctgtctgtctgtctgtctgtctgtctgtctgtctgtctgtctgtctgtctgtctgtctctgtctgtctgtctgtctgtctctgtctgtctgtctgtctgtctgtctgtctgtctctctgtctgtctgtctgtctgtctgtctctgtctgtctgtctgtctgtctgtgtgttgccGTGGCGACAGGAGGACGTGGAGCATGACGACCACTGTGCCGTCTGTAAGGAGGACGGAGAGCTGCAGACCTGCCACAACTGCCCCAGAGCCTTCCACCCAAACTGCCTCCACCCGCCGCTCAAAACCCCCCCGAGAGGAGCCTGGTACTGCCCCAAGTGTCAGAAGAAGGTGGGACGCCCAGAACGAACTCACCTCTGAACCCTTTAAAGGATAAatcataattaattattaatcatgcatttaaattaagcttcaaaatgaatgtgaaaactgattttaagcataaaacaaaaaacattgaatggtTTTAACGTAGTAAGACTAAATGTTAACAACATTACATATTCAGTAAATAACAGTTATTAGTTACAGTTATACAGTTGTGTATTGTGACTAATCAGATATGCTAACGAGCTCGTTAGCTCGTTAGCATATCTTTGCCTCACTGTGATGTTGAACATTTGGAGTGTTTCTGAATGTTCAAACAAAGCTGCTGAACTTCCTGTTCAGACTTTGACAGTTAGCAGCTAATGTAGCAAACATGTAAACGCATGAAAggatatatattcatttaaaaacatccttTTAGAAGCACCAGCCTTTTAGTTGtttatctttctgttttattaaatcaataaaccaCTTGTTGTCTCTGATCTTCAGGTTctgaacaaagaaaacatgtcgTGGCCGCAGAACTTTGTTCAGTCCTACGTCACACACAAGACGGGTGAGAAGCAGCTGATTGTttctatgagtgtgtgtgtgtgtgtgtgtgtgtgtgtgtgtgtgtgtgtgttgattgttTGATTCACAGCTTTTCTCAGAGaatattcctctttttttcttgttattttgttcattttttcttgtaaatataGAACTATAATCTTGTAAATTCTGAGTTTAATCTCTGAATATTACTGGCTCCCCgctgttatttctatttatttgtttaccttaAAAAGCTCTGATATGTTGTCGtagtttaaaaacaatttagAGTCTTGAGACGATCAacagaaatggagagaaagacttcttgttaaatacaaaacatttaaagtatttaaagtatcagGGTTTTATTACAGCACAACGAGGAAACATTAGACATAAGTCAGCAAAACTAAACGGACACATACATCATACATGGGAGTTAAAACCTCTAGAAGTagaataaaaatcaatcaaataatcaataatcaaatcgttgtgttgttttaagctgtactgatgtgtgtgtgtgtgtgtgtgtgtgtgtgtgtgtgtgtgtgtgtgtgtgtgtgtgtgagcagtgaGGCAGGAGGAGAAGCGGCGGCTGCTGAGACGAAACGTGGAGCTGAAGAAGGAGTGCGTTCACCTGGAGGAACAAGACGAGAAGCTCAACGACTCGCTCAAAGTAAACACTCGACCTCACCGCACAACACGTAAAGGGTTAAAACCTGATGCTCTTAATGTGAAGGAGCGCTTGATTTCACCACCTCCACATCAGACAGCTGTGACCTACCTGATAGTTTTACATTCTGGGatgtctgctcctcctctgttctctctgagAGTCAGATTGATTTAACTCTAACATCTGTCCATtagatatgaagctacagctagttagcttagcataaagcctgGAACCAGCATGTTGTATTTGGTTTGCGTCTGACAGGTTGTTTCCTCccgtgtgtgtgcagcagtgcaTGGACCTGAGGGAGAGGCTGCTGGGTCAGCAGAGAGACACTCAGGCTTCACTGGAACGCCTCAAAGCTCTGATCAGGTTGATCCAACGCGACCAGCTCATCCAGGTCACCATGACGACCACCGCCACCATCGCCGCTGCCTCCCTGCTCTCCCAGTCCTGGATCAAACCCACCAGCACCACCGCCGTCGCCACCGCCACCGTCGCTGTCGCCGCCCCGGGCCCCTCGGCCACGCCCCTTCAGCAGAAGAGCCACGCCCACAGCCAGGATGACGTCACCAACTAGCTCCGCCTTTCCCCCCGCTGAGGGcagtgatgatttattttcGTCTGAATAATATCTAACCATCTTTTTCTCCGAGGAGCtgaaaaaaagccacaaaaaaactgagaaaaaagagCGTGTTCACTCCATCcaagtattttttaaaacccaACACCTACAGTGCTTacgagatttctttttttatgttattttctatttattaatgttcttggccttaatgtatttattacaaACGTTAGACGACAGTGCTGCTGCCGCGGGAACACGACAGGAGCTCCTGTGGCGGTCCAAaagatatttcccttttttaaacacaggtCTGATAATTGTTCTGCGTCTAGTGAGAGAGAACCGTAGAGTAGAGGTAGTGAAGACACGAGTGGACGGACTGTACATTGATATATCTGAGTAGATGTTTGTTCTCATCCTCCTACGAACAATGTTTTTGCCATAATAATTcaggaaaatgttttcatcGTGTATGTAAACGCATACGAGccttcaaacaaaaacagagaataactttttttcagtaTTAATAGAGttaaagtcaaagaaaaaagtatttaagatAAAACTACAGAAATTAGCGTTTCTAGTGGAGATTTTAGTATTTTCATGCTGATGCCTGTTGATAAATGTAAGTTTGGAGTATTCAAGGGGATCATTGTACATacgttgtattattattattattattatgattattatcattatgattattatcattgcaggttttctgtttttttactgaagtCACAGGTGAGTCTCTGAACGTttcactgtttgtttctgttcgACGGcaacacaaacaagaaaaggacattttatttaataattaattacatAAAATTAAGGAATCAGGAGAGTCGGGTaatattcaaagaaaacaaacgaGTTGTGAATTAACGAGAGAAAACTCACAaatttaagagaaaaatatctgaagcaacttgttttttgtcaaagaaCCACCGTTTTATTCCAGAATCACCACAGTATCATCAGCGTATGGACTTACATTTTTGCGTTGTTTCTTGTTCCTTTAATTTACGAGAAAAAAACCTAAAACCAGTGTTTAATCTCAGTTTTGTTTCCTGGGATATCACCCTCCTCTCACGTTTCGGTaccttatttatatataaaaaaacactcaacaatATTTAGTTAACGATGATAaatgacagagaaaagcaggaaatgctCTCATTGGAGACGCTGGAACGTTttctgcttgaaaaatgacaatgaactgattatgaaaatagttgtcaataatttttctttttttttggactaATCGTTTCAGTAgaaagaataaatcaaatgaatattctttgtttgtgtcgCCGTCAGAGAAAACAAACGGTGAAACAGAGACTGATGTGTCGTTTTTTCACAGCTGCACTCGAACGCGTCAGAGTCGATGTGTGATCGTCCTCCCCTTTAAACCAGTATAGAAAATATGccaaaaacctttttctttgtttttgtactgGGATCATCTTTCAGATAACGtctattgtgcttttttttttttcctcttcctgcctATTTTATATTCTTCGTTTTTTTAAACTCGTGTTTTATGAACGTTTAGCGGCAACGACGACGACGAGCCTGTTAACCCGACAGACGAACACTGCCTCAAGTTCAAAGAATCGTTCACATccaggtttttcttttgtctttgttttgcgTTTTAAAGAAACCAGTGGACTCGTCAACAGAAACAGAACTGTGACTGTCGGAGGACCGGAGGTCCGTTTGTCCTGCTAGTCTTCCTGCTGGTCCAGAAAGGTTCAGTTTAAGTGTTAACAGCATAGATTTAGTCCGTTTTTTATGAATCGATCATCGTTGTCACCACACAGTCGAGGTGCAGCGCTCTGCTACCTGTTGATGCACAAACATGAAGGAACGGTTCCAACAATAAGAGAAAGAAACGCCTTCatcaaaagaaaggaaagggaaTCCGTGTTTAAACCGAgaagagttgttttttattatttcttatcatATCACGAGTTTGGTCTCTGAAGTATCAAAGATACTGAAAAGATTCTTATTGTTGGAGAAGCTTCATCTGAACggcacaaaaaatgtcaaataaataactaaactgGTGCATTCGTGGCAGCGAACAAGTCGACTCACCGAGAAACAAAAGGAGGATTAAAAACGAGCAATACGGCATCAAAAGGGTTAAACAACACGAGTATCCCCAAAACTGATCAATGTtcatcataaaacataaaacataataaataaagccCTCATTTAAAGGAGGTCTGTGTACGTTTTCATCCAATGAATTAGTTTTTAATCAGCTGTTCaaacaagtaaaagaaaaacaaaaagatttatAAATGCGGTTTCAACACATGAgcatttgattattgatttattgtttgtcaAATATTTGACTATAATGTATGACATTAAAAAGCTTATATTCAAATGGAGCTGgaacaaatacatatttgttatttagaaaataattggACGCAAAGATACACAGACCTAAAATACTTTATcctaaaatgattaattgtgTGACCGTGATCTAAAgaattctgtgttttcattcagagaaatgatttttttttctttgcccagaaacaaaaacatttttatttctgaagCAACGACTGAAAAACGAAACGTTCTTgcagaatgaaaacacaaacatttctgttCCCGCTGTCACTGAACACTGAGCCAAATGCACAAGTTATGTTTAAaggaaaagacacacacatatatatataaatatatatatataaaatgcgTTTTATCAGAACACAGAGCCTGGTTGAGTCTGCAGATGgagttttttgtaatttctttccttaaaataacacatttcttaCATTCATTTTGTTCCCTGAATTTATTCAATTCCAGCTTCTTGCAGCTTTGCCTGAAATAAAGTCCCCACgtgtttcatttcataaaagtcttttatgaaatgaaacatttatcaTCAGCGTAAAAGAGCAGAATTTGTTTCTGAGGCGACCAGAAGTTATAACAAGAATAACAAGctccaaaaaacattttcctgaagtcacaaataaaaaagttcagtttctctttaacgtttggatttaaaacatttaaagcctCTCATATCAGCGTCACTTTGTAGCAGTTAGTATTATTATGGTATGTACTTAaaccatttaaaatgatgaCAACTCTATTAATAAACAGGTTTTATCCGCTTCATAAACACTTAGTATGAAGATGTTGGAGCTCTTAATTATGCAAAACCAATTTACaccaataaaataagaaataagatgAGAActaatgacttattatctcaaaataatgacttattatctctAAATAATTAAGTATCACAAAATAATTACTTAGCATGTGatgtcaaaataatgacttattatctcaaaataatgacttattatctctAAATAATTagaggatctttttttttcatcactttatcATAAACAACTGCAGAACTAGTAAACTGAGCACATAAACTTTCTCCATCAGCAGAGGAAACATCGACCACCAGGCTCTGTTTCTGAGAGATAAACAGCAGATATGCATTAACGTTGAACCTAACCTGcctttaaaatgaatcaaatcatGATCAGTGCGGAGAAGTCAAATCTCTCAGAGGGATTTGACCAGAATGTACCATGTGATGCATATCGAAAGACAAAACCAGATGAAACCATATCAGCGCTTCAAAcccctaaaaacacaaaaacatcctCCATCAACGTCCCAGAACCTCCTCATCCGTTTCTAGAAATCTTCTCCGGGAGAAACTGTGCAGTGCTTAAACAGATCTATTTTAATACACGACACAACATTtgaacaaatgagaaaaaaaaagaagttagaacatttttatattcttttatcaaggagcaaaaaaaaagagaagaaatcagaACATTGGATTTTCTATTGTTTGCCAGTTCTGCATTCTGACTTCTAGCTTGCAAcgttcaatgttttattttttgccacgAGGAAGCGACGACACGTTTagatggaaatgaaaatgtgtgttggCTGTTGAAGTAGaagtttttctttgtcattaaTAAGGGGACTGTCCAGTGGATAGTGTGTATAGGAAAGTGTTTGTCTTAAATATGCCAAtgtagttttttcttctttatgatGCATTAAAAAGTTGATTGATGGAAGTTGGTAAATGATTAAAGAGTAGTCTCACTTTTTTGTACCAAGTTCTTACGAAAAATGGAatcattaataaacaaaaatcaagAACAAAAACGGTTTGAAGTGTTTCAATTGTCTGTTTTCATGTCAGTGAACACCTGTTATCATAGTgcaaattataataataatatataataatctacTCTTCATGCATCCAATACCAGTGTTTCTCCTTTTTAGGTATTATAAGATTATTAATATATACTTAGAGACGTAGTATAGATGCAGTATTTCTCTATAATCTTGAGGAaaaataacattacaaaaacatatcTTCAGGTTTATTTATTGNNNNNNNNNNNNNNNNNNNNNNNNNNNNNNNNNNNNNNNNNNNNNNNNNNNNNNNNNNNNNNNNNNNNNNNNNNNNNNNNNNNNNNNNNNNNNNNNNNNNagtaatattatagaatgttaaaaaattcttattgtagtatgttaaaaagtcatattatagtatgttgaaaaagtcacattatagtatgttaaaaagtcatattatagtatgttaaaaaagtaatattatagaatgttaaaaaacgtcatactatagtatgttaaaaaagtcatactatagtatgttgaaaaagtaatattatagtatgttaaaaaagtcatagtatataatgtcgaaaaaagtcattatagtatgttaagaaagtcatattatagtatgttaaaaaagtcatactatagtatgttgaaaaagtaatattatagtatgttaaaaaagtcatagtatagtatgtcgaaaagtcatagtatatataaaaaagtaatattatagtatgttaaaaaagtcatattatagtatgttaaaaaagtcatagtatagtatgttaaaaaagtcatagtatagtatgttaaaagtcatattatagtatgttaaaaaagtcatattatagtatgttgaaaaaagtaatattatagtatgttaaaaaagtcaca is drawn from Anoplopoma fimbria isolate UVic2021 breed Golden Eagle Sablefish chromosome 23, Afim_UVic_2022, whole genome shotgun sequence and contains these coding sequences:
- the phf21b gene encoding LOW QUALITY PROTEIN: PHD finger protein 21B (The sequence of the model RefSeq protein was modified relative to this genomic sequence to represent the inferred CDS: deleted 2 bases in 1 codon); its protein translation is MELQGLQEALKVEIQCHQDGELKRQLHDRRITALSDKQNQTLCKGLNELQNGQKLAVRSCPVGSTKPLSLIKPPSQAIAISVVPKAPVSMVTAHINGQKAASSEPLQTSPINLQTAGRVATAGVHAFSSRRAGELPPSQMLGTLTAVPIKVPQVSSLHRLAGQAATVLPQVRPKTQIPDSLPHSPCEELQPLGLQRATAVVTAVVSPRSQGPTLPTANSTFSPEHQPNGQSDASPPPAPPHGPSGGPESSGPVQHASAGPGVAFAIIAASPATSNGVTAVSEAVKVIIIQPQAPSSTEGSPGAPADLPTQEAPKPAPKPAPKLAPKSPKSPKSPKSPKKDEDPEKIAFMVALGLVTTEHLEEIQTKRQERKRRSTANPAYSGLFEPERKRLASHYLNSSLFLSSRDSEDFCWKEDVEHDDHCAVCKEDGELQTCHNCPRAFHPNCLHPPLKTPPRGAWYCPKCQKKVLNKENMSWPQNFVQSYVTHKTVRQEEKRRLLRRNVELKKECVHLEEQDEKLNDSLKQCMDLRERLLGQQRDTQASLERLKALIRLIQRDQLIQVTMTTTATIAAASLLSQSWIKPTSTTAVATATVAVAAPGPSATPLQQKSHAHSQDDVTN